A genomic region of Caulobacter sp. NIBR2454 contains the following coding sequences:
- a CDS encoding GNAT family N-acetyltransferase: MTDLRPLLAGEEAVLALNNAHKVETSLLTQFELDTMAANAWRAWVVGDADAVLIAFDQDAAYDSPNFLWFRDRYERFIYIDRVIVAAHARGHGLARKLYEATMADMRGAGHNLFCCEVNSDPPNPGSDAFHSALGFEEVGASRLEDRSKSVRYLARRV; this comes from the coding sequence ATGACCGACCTGCGCCCGCTCCTGGCAGGCGAGGAGGCGGTGCTGGCGCTGAACAACGCCCACAAGGTCGAGACCTCCCTGCTGACCCAGTTCGAGCTCGACACCATGGCCGCCAACGCCTGGCGGGCCTGGGTCGTGGGCGACGCCGATGCGGTGCTGATCGCCTTCGACCAGGACGCGGCCTACGACAGCCCGAATTTCCTGTGGTTTCGCGACCGCTACGAGCGCTTCATCTACATCGACCGGGTGATCGTGGCCGCGCACGCTCGCGGCCACGGCCTGGCGCGCAAGCTTTACGAGGCCACCATGGCCGACATGCGGGGCGCCGGCCACAACCTGTTCTGCTGCGAGGTGAATTCCGATCCGCCCAACCCAGGCTCCGACGCCTTTCATTCTGCCCTGGGATTTGAAGAGGTCGGCGCTTCCCGACTGGAAGATCGCTCAAAATCCGTGCGCTACCTCGCCCGCCGGGTTTGA
- a CDS encoding phosphomannomutase/phosphoglucomutase, whose translation MFATPRADLVPNTAAYENEPLVKATGFREYDARWLFGPDINLLGVQALGLGLGTYIQELGQKKIVVGHDFRSYSLSIKQALTLGLLSAGCEVLDIGLAVSPMAYFAQFDLDAPCVAMVTASHNENGWTGVKMGAQKPLTFGPDEMGRLKDIVLKGEFVEREGGKLIRVEGVAERYIADAASRVNITRPLKVIAACGNGTAGAFAPEALKRMGVEVIPMDAELDYTFPRYNPNPEDHEMLMEMAKAVREHGADLAFGFDGDGDRCGVVDDEGEEIYADKIGLMLARDLAPLHKGATFIVDVKSTGLYATDPILAENGCTTVYWKTGHSYIKRKTAELNALAGFEKSGHFFLAGELGRGYDDGLIAAAAILGMLERNPGKKLSDLKKALPVAYTSLTMSPKCADEVKYKVVEDVVKEYEDLGKSGGSILGRKITDVITVNGVRVALEDGSWVLVRASSNKPELVVVVESTQSEDDMRDLFHKEVKPRLAKRPEVGKYNQEI comes from the coding sequence ATGTTCGCCACGCCCCGCGCCGATCTCGTTCCCAACACCGCCGCCTATGAGAACGAGCCGCTCGTCAAGGCGACGGGCTTTCGCGAGTACGACGCGCGCTGGCTGTTCGGTCCCGACATCAACCTGCTGGGCGTCCAGGCCCTGGGCCTGGGTCTTGGGACCTACATCCAGGAACTGGGCCAGAAGAAGATCGTGGTCGGCCACGACTTCCGCTCCTACTCCCTGTCGATCAAGCAGGCCCTGACCCTGGGCCTACTGTCGGCGGGCTGCGAGGTGCTGGATATCGGCCTGGCGGTCTCGCCCATGGCCTATTTCGCACAGTTCGATCTCGACGCCCCCTGCGTGGCCATGGTCACCGCCAGCCACAACGAGAACGGCTGGACCGGCGTGAAGATGGGCGCGCAAAAGCCCCTCACCTTCGGCCCCGACGAGATGGGCCGCCTGAAGGACATCGTCCTCAAGGGCGAGTTCGTTGAGCGCGAAGGCGGCAAACTGATCCGCGTCGAGGGCGTGGCCGAGCGCTACATCGCCGACGCCGCCAGCCGCGTGAACATCACCCGCCCCTTGAAGGTCATCGCCGCCTGCGGCAACGGCACCGCCGGCGCCTTCGCGCCCGAGGCGCTGAAGCGCATGGGCGTCGAGGTGATCCCCATGGACGCCGAGCTCGACTACACCTTCCCCCGCTACAACCCGAACCCGGAAGACCACGAGATGCTGATGGAGATGGCCAAGGCCGTCCGTGAGCATGGCGCGGACCTGGCCTTCGGCTTCGACGGCGACGGTGACCGCTGCGGCGTGGTCGATGACGAGGGCGAAGAGATCTACGCCGACAAGATCGGCCTCATGCTGGCCCGCGACCTGGCGCCCCTGCACAAGGGCGCGACCTTTATCGTCGACGTGAAATCCACCGGCCTCTACGCCACCGACCCGATCCTGGCCGAGAATGGCTGCACCACCGTCTATTGGAAGACCGGCCACAGCTACATCAAGCGCAAGACGGCCGAGCTGAACGCCCTGGCCGGCTTTGAAAAGAGCGGCCACTTCTTCCTGGCCGGCGAGCTGGGCCGCGGCTACGACGACGGCCTGATCGCCGCCGCCGCCATCCTGGGCATGCTGGAGCGCAATCCCGGCAAGAAGCTGTCGGACCTCAAGAAGGCCCTGCCCGTCGCCTATACGTCCCTCACCATGTCGCCCAAGTGCGCCGACGAGGTGAAGTACAAGGTCGTCGAGGACGTGGTGAAGGAATACGAGGACCTGGGAAAATCGGGCGGCTCGATCCTGGGCCGCAAGATCACCGACGTCATCACCGTCAACGGCGTGCGCGTCGCGCTTGAGGACGGCTCGTGGGTCCTGGTCCGCGCCTCGTCCAACAAGCCGGAGCTGGTGGTCGTGGTCGAGAGCACGCAGTCGGAAGACGACATGCGCGACCTGTTCCACAAGGAAGTGAAGCCGCGCCTGGCCAAGCGGCCGGAAGTCGGCAAGTACAACCAGGAAATCTAG
- a CDS encoding KpsF/GutQ family sugar-phosphate isomerase, translating into MSEFDAAAVGRRVLKIEVEGLAALADSLDKTFVKAVETLFKAKGKIVCTGVGKSGHVARKIAATLASTGSPAMFVHAAEASHGDLGMIGKGDVILALSKSGEARELSDMLAYGARFGIPIIAITAAADSQLGRAADTLLLLPDSAEATAEVNAPTTSTTQQMALGDALAVALLERRGFTAADFRIFHPGGKLGAMLRTVADLMHRDSELPLVPSTKTMAQALLVMTEKRFGCVGVTSPDGRLAGLITDGDLRRHMDGLMGHTAGEVMTPSPMTIAPGALAAEALKLMNDKRITVLFVVEAKRPVGILHIHDLLRAGVI; encoded by the coding sequence ATGAGCGAGTTCGACGCCGCCGCCGTCGGCCGCCGGGTCCTGAAGATCGAGGTCGAGGGCCTCGCCGCCCTGGCCGACAGCCTGGACAAGACCTTCGTCAAGGCCGTCGAGACCCTGTTCAAGGCCAAGGGCAAGATCGTTTGCACCGGCGTGGGCAAGAGCGGCCACGTGGCGCGCAAGATCGCCGCCACCCTGGCCTCTACCGGCTCGCCCGCCATGTTCGTTCACGCCGCCGAGGCCAGCCACGGCGACCTGGGCATGATCGGCAAGGGCGACGTGATCCTGGCCCTGTCCAAGTCGGGCGAGGCGCGCGAGCTGTCCGACATGCTGGCCTATGGCGCGCGGTTCGGCATTCCGATCATCGCCATCACCGCCGCCGCCGACAGTCAGTTGGGCCGCGCCGCCGACACCCTGTTGCTGCTGCCCGATTCGGCCGAGGCGACGGCGGAGGTCAACGCCCCCACCACCTCCACCACCCAGCAGATGGCCCTGGGCGACGCCCTGGCCGTGGCCCTGCTGGAGCGGCGCGGCTTCACCGCCGCCGACTTCCGTATCTTCCACCCCGGCGGCAAGCTGGGCGCCATGCTGCGCACGGTCGCGGATCTGATGCACAGGGACAGCGAGCTGCCCTTGGTCCCCTCCACCAAGACCATGGCCCAGGCCCTGCTCGTGATGACCGAAAAGCGCTTCGGCTGCGTCGGCGTCACCTCGCCCGACGGCCGCTTGGCCGGCCTTATCACCGACGGCGATCTGCGCCGCCACATGGACGGCCTGATGGGCCACACGGCGGGCGAGGTCATGACCCCCTCGCCCATGACCATCGCCCCCGGCGCCCTGGCGGCCGAGGCGCTGAAGCTGATGAACGACAAGCGCATCACCGTACTGTTCGTGGTCGAAGCCAAGCGACCCGTCGGCATCCTGCACATTCACGACCTGCTGCGCGCCGGCGTCATCTGA
- a CDS encoding DUF969 domain-containing protein, with the protein MLTLLGIAVVVVGFVARINPLLVVVAAALVTGLAGGMGPLEVVALFGKAFKENRYVSLLWLVLPAIGLLERYGLQERAKALIGGMKAATTGRILLLYLIIRQGTSALGLTSLGGHPQMVRPLVAPMAEAAAETHGHADDETRQKVRAMSAATDNIGLFFGEDIFIAIGSILLMVGFLQQNGIVVEPLHLSIWAIPTAIVALLVHGTRLVLFDRKLKSGVAR; encoded by the coding sequence ATGCTGACATTGTTGGGTATCGCGGTCGTGGTCGTGGGCTTTGTCGCCCGGATCAATCCGCTTCTGGTGGTGGTCGCCGCCGCGCTGGTCACCGGACTGGCCGGGGGGATGGGGCCGCTGGAGGTGGTCGCTCTCTTCGGCAAGGCGTTCAAGGAGAACCGCTACGTCTCCCTGCTGTGGCTGGTCCTGCCGGCCATCGGCCTGCTGGAGCGCTATGGCCTGCAAGAGCGGGCCAAGGCCCTGATCGGCGGCATGAAGGCCGCCACCACCGGCCGCATCCTGTTGCTTTACCTCATCATTCGCCAGGGGACTTCAGCGCTCGGCCTGACCTCGCTCGGCGGTCACCCGCAGATGGTCCGCCCCCTGGTCGCCCCCATGGCCGAGGCCGCCGCCGAGACCCACGGCCACGCCGACGACGAGACCCGCCAAAAGGTGCGCGCCATGTCGGCCGCCACCGACAACATCGGCCTCTTCTTCGGCGAGGACATCTTCATCGCCATCGGCTCGATCCTGCTGATGGTCGGCTTCCTGCAGCAGAACGGCATCGTGGTCGAACCGCTGCATCTGTCGATCTGGGCCATCCCCACGGCCATCGTCGCCCTGCTGGTCCACGGGACGCGGCTGGTGCTGTTTGATCGCAAGCTGAAGTCGGGAGTCGCCCGATGA